CAGGTAGCGGCCGTATCCGAACCCAGTCGCACAAATCCGATGTAGGCGAGTTGTCCGGATTCATTCGGTAAATAATACAGGTCCGGAGCGATGGTCGGGCGGCCAAGATCGACCGCTGCACGGCGGAACTCATCCAAGGTGCGGGTATCGGCGGAATCCTGTTGCACACCATCGGATCGGAACAGGCGTACCGACAGCTCGAACTTGCTCAGATAGCCTGTCAGGTTGGTCGTGGCGATATGGGTTTTGATCGCTTCGGCGCGGTTGAACTGGAGATCCAGCAGTTTCTTCAGTTGCTGATCGCGCGGAATCGACAGCAGTTGCTCCTGCAACAGGTATTCCGCAACGTGGTCCTGTCGCGCATCGATCTTCTGTGCCAGCAATTTCCGTGTCTCGAGTTCTTTTTCCCGGTTGAATGACTGAAACGCAACCGCGGTATAACCGCTCAGCGCGAGGAGTACTACGAAACCAAGCGTATCCGTATAACGAACCGGCCATGACAACTTAACCAGAGTAGCCAGGACCAGCAGCAGGGCCGTCAACCACAGTACTACTGAAGCGCCAGCCAGGAGTGTATAACGGTCAAGCGAAGAAAAGTCAGCGACATTGAACGATATCCTGGAATTGAGCACCAGTCCGTGCAGTAGATCATGCAAGGACAACAGCACGATCACCGCGGCGAGCAGGCAGGCGATCACGGTGATCGGTCGGATACGTCGCGTTTTCCGGGCCCTTCGGTACACGACATATGCAGTACCAACGGCCATGAAAGCATTCAGCAGGAAGTCGCCGAGCGAATTGAAGAGTACAGAACTGGCATAGTACCGCGGGCTGAACAGTTCCCCTGTGTACAAGGCAGCCGGCCAGTGGGCGATGATCATGAACAGCCGCAACGTCCAGGGCAGAAGCGTCAACAATATACCCGGAAGGAGATGGAGACGTACCGCCCACAACCAGCAGCCAATACTCGCGAGTAAAAAGGCGAGTAGTGTTGCGGTCCGCTGTACCGGTCCGCTGTTTTCCTGCGGATTCCAGTCGAGCCGGAACCAGGATCTTCCGTCGGGGCCCGATAATTCCGCCCCGGCAGTTGGAACTTCCTTGGCTGATTCCGGTATTCCGAGAACCGGATTGAATGTATTCCGCAGATATTGATTCTCGTAAGCGAAGGCTGTACGAACCTCCAACAGCACAAAGACGGTCCGGTCTCCGGAAGTAGCCGTGCGCAGGTAATACCATCCGTTCGGAAGCCGCAACAAACGGCGGTCCGTAAGCGAATCGGGTGGCTGGTTGATGAAGTCGGGATTGTTATCCGACCAGTCGGTTAACCAGCCGTGTTCGCGTACATAGACGCTGATTCCGTCTTCCGTTCCGTTGTCGTGCAGAAATCGTTTGTGGAACTCGGAAGATGCGACGGGGCCCGAAAGTTCGCGGGTCAACTGGCCCATCCGCTCATCCAGTTCGGCCAGACGAACAGATGCTTCCTTCAGGACCTCCGCAGGAGGCGCGCTGCCGAACCGCATGGCAAGCAATGCGACGATCGCGAAGATCAACGCGAACGCAAGCGATGAATTTGCCGGATTTCTGAACAGATGACGCACGCCGGTGAATGGAAACAAATGTCTGTTAACGATAAAACGACACAGAAGTTCATCTTCTCAAAACTATTCTTTTTTTTACACGCCCTGCCGAAAGATGCTGTTCAACTCCCTCGCCTTCGCGCTGTTTTTTCCCCTGGTGACGTTCGGGTACTTCCTGCTGCGGCCAGGGCAACGTTGGTGGTGGTTACTACTGGCCAGTTGCGTGTTTTACATGTACTTCCGGCCGGTTTACATTCTTGTTCTGGCACTGACGATCGGTATCGACTACGCCGCCGGCCTGCTGATGGAACGCAGCAGCGATTTCCGGGTCCGCCGGAGGTGGCTGGGTGCCAGCCTGATCGCCAACATCGGCATTCTGGCGTTCTTCAAGTATTGGGGGTTTCTGGACGAAAACCTGGCGGCGCTGACCGGCTGGACCGGATCCCCCTTGCGATTGCCCGTGCTGGATGTGGTGCTGCCGGTCGGGTTGAGTTTTCATACGTTTCAGGCGATGAGCTACACCTTCGACGTGTACTACGGCCGGCAAAAAGCCGAGCGCCATCTCGGCATTTACGCGTTGTACGTCATGTTTTATCCGCAATTGGTGGCGGGTCCCATCGAACGACCGGGACAATTGTTACCGCAATTCCGGGAACATCATACGATCGATTACGGACGTATCAGCAAAGGGCTGGTGCGTATGCTCTGGGGGCTTTTCAAAAAGATCGTCGTCGCCGACCGTTTGTCTTTGTTTGTGGATCCCATCTTTCGGGAACCCGAGGGATATGGCGGCATCACGATGGTGTGGGCGATTCTCTTTTTCTCCATTCAGATCTACGCGGATTTTTCCGGGTACTGTGACATCGCATTGGGCGCCGCGCAAGTAATGGGTTTCCGGTTGATGGAGAATTTCCGTCATCCGTATTTCAGCGCCAGCTTCCGTGAATTCTGGACCCGTTGGCACATCTCGCTTTCACAATGGTTCCGCGACTTCGTCTACATTCCCCTGGGCGGGAATAGGGTTCCGATCATCAAAGAAATCCGTAACCTGCTGATCGTTTTCGCGCTGAGCGGTCTCTGGCATGGCGCGAGCTGGACGTTCGTAGTCTGGGGACTGATCCACGGTTTCTTTCTGATCACCGAGCGCCTGTTATTCCCCAACGGTCGAAGTTCAACGATCCTGAATCGCCTGCTCACCTTTACGGGCGTTTGCCTGGCATGGGTCTTCTTTCGCGCCGACAGCTTCGACGACGCTATGCAAGTCTTTGCCGGCTTGTTTCGACCATCGGCAGGATGGATCGGTCTGCCGCTCATCACTACACAGTCGTTCATTACGGATCTGCTCCTGCTGCTCCTGCTCTTTCTTGCCGAATGGCGTCAATGGCATCAACCCGGAACAGCCTCCGCTGCTCCTTCCCGGCGATGGGCGGCTTACGGCTGGCATGCAGCCCTGGCCGTGCTGATCCTGTTATACGGCGTCTTCGAGGCCCAATCGTTCATCTATTTTCAATTCTGACATGCGCAGGCTGATTCTGGAACTCTTTCTTCTATTAGCCTTCATGGGTGTGGTGTATGGCTTGCTTGAATGGCGCTACCGCGACTATTCCATTGGCCTCGACGGACAGTACGCGCAATTCCGGATGGAACAAACCCAGGCTGAAGTGCTTTTCCTCGGCAATTCGCATATCATACCCTTAAAAGCCGCCTCGGATTCCATGCGCAAGGTGCGCTCCGCCTCGCTGGCATTTGTGGGGATGGACTTGTTCTGGACAAAAGTGCTGCTGAACCGCCAGCAGGATGCTCTTCCCCGTCTGAAAGAAGTGGTCTTGTATGCCGATCCGGAAATACTGGGCTACAATCAGACCTTACACGGCCAGGCCTGGATCAACCGGGTCTTATATCGTTACGGTGACACCCTGTACAATGATCGCCTTTCCGATCGCTGGATGGCGCGCAGTAATTTTTTCCGGTCAAATCGGGACCTTTCGTACCTGTTCAAAGAGCGGAACGGAAGTGCCGAACTTCCGATCGTTCGCGACCGACTCTCCCTGCCACTGGACGATACGATCGCTTGCAAAGTCAGGGCCATCGAAAACAGCAGATCAAGATTTGACGAACGCCTGTTTCCGGAAAATCTACGCTACCTGAACACGATCCTTGATTGCTGCAAACAACACGGGTGGCAGGTAACGCTTGTGCGCACACCGAAACGATCCGCTTTCCTGCGCTACTTTGAACATGCCGGGATCGAACGGGCCCGTTTAAACTTGGATTCCCTGGCAAAAGCCAGAGGCTTGTTTCTGTTTGAACCCGGCTGGTCGGCTGAAGACGATCGGTTGATCGCGGATCCGGATCACCTCCTGCTGGATGGCGCGAAACGATTCTTAGAGGAACTTGATTCGGCAAAGGAGCATCACGCGCGCGAATCCGGGATGGGCAATCCGGATTCGATCAGCTTTTCGATGACTACCGGAAAATAACGGTGTTCAAGGGCATGGATCTTGAGCGCGAGCTGATCGGCGTTGTCCGACCGATCAACATGACAGGCGGCTTGAAAAAGTATATCGCCCGAATCGAACTGCTCATTCACCGCGTGTACCGTGATGCCGGAAATCGGCTGGCCGGACTCGATGACAGCACGGTGAACGTGTTCGCCGTAAAAACCCTTGCCGCCGAACTGCGGTAGTAAAGCGGGATGGATGTTGATGATCCTCCCGTGAAAAGCGTCGATCAGGTTGGCCGGCACCAGCCAGAGAAAACCGGCAAGGACGACCAAATCGATCTTCTCCGATTTCAGGAATTCGACTACAGCGGTTGTTTCGCGGAATTGCCGTCGGTCGAACAGGTGACAAGGGACATGCAGCGCTTTTGCACGACCGATCACACCGGCATTGGGATTGTTGGTCAACACCCAACTGACCCGTATCGCCGGATGTTGTTGAAAATAACGGATGATTTTTTCGGCATTACTTCCTGAACCGGAAGCGAATACAGCGATGCGCGTCATGCCCGCCAAAGATAGCAAATGAGGGTACTTGGGAATCCCGTGTTCCTTGCTTTTTCGTTACTTTGCCCCCGTTCAACTTCCACACCTCATGTCGGCCAACAGTTTCATTCAACTCTTCGTTCCCAAAGACCGGAAATTCTATCCCATGCTCGAACAGGCTTCCGCCAACCTGGTGGCGGTTTCCAAAGTCCTGTACGAACTGATGAATACCTCCAGTCCGGAAAAACGCATACCGCTTTTCCGCCAGATTGAAAAACTGGAACATACCGGCGACGAGATCACCCACCAGATCTTCAACGAAACCAGTAAGACCTTCATTACTCCCTTCGACCGGGAAGATTTGCAGCGCCTCGCCAGCGGACTCGACGACGTACTCGACTACATCCACGGCTCCGCCAAACGCATTGAACTGTACAAGGTCGAAACGATGCACCCGAGCATGGTCAAACTCGCCGAGTTGATCATGAGCTGTTCCAATGAACTGTACAACGCGATCAGCGGATTGCGCAGCATGAAGAACCAGATGAAGGTCCGCGAAGCTCTGGTGCGTGTCAACAGCATCGAAAACCACGCGGACGACATCTTCGATAACGCGGTTGCACGCCTGTTCGAAGACGAAAAA
This DNA window, taken from Bacteroidota bacterium, encodes the following:
- the purN gene encoding phosphoribosylglycinamide formyltransferase, which codes for MTRIAVFASGSGSNAEKIIRYFQQHPAIRVSWVLTNNPNAGVIGRAKALHVPCHLFDRRQFRETTAVVEFLKSEKIDLVVLAGFLWLVPANLIDAFHGRIINIHPALLPQFGGKGFYGEHVHRAVIESGQPISGITVHAVNEQFDSGDILFQAACHVDRSDNADQLALKIHALEHRYFPVVIEKLIESGLPIPDSRA
- a CDS encoding MBOAT family protein, translated to MLFNSLAFALFFPLVTFGYFLLRPGQRWWWLLLASCVFYMYFRPVYILVLALTIGIDYAAGLLMERSSDFRVRRRWLGASLIANIGILAFFKYWGFLDENLAALTGWTGSPLRLPVLDVVLPVGLSFHTFQAMSYTFDVYYGRQKAERHLGIYALYVMFYPQLVAGPIERPGQLLPQFREHHTIDYGRISKGLVRMLWGLFKKIVVADRLSLFVDPIFREPEGYGGITMVWAILFFSIQIYADFSGYCDIALGAAQVMGFRLMENFRHPYFSASFREFWTRWHISLSQWFRDFVYIPLGGNRVPIIKEIRNLLIVFALSGLWHGASWTFVVWGLIHGFFLITERLLFPNGRSSTILNRLLTFTGVCLAWVFFRADSFDDAMQVFAGLFRPSAGWIGLPLITTQSFITDLLLLLLLFLAEWRQWHQPGTASAAPSRRWAAYGWHAALAVLILLYGVFEAQSFIYFQF
- a CDS encoding DUF47 domain-containing protein encodes the protein MSANSFIQLFVPKDRKFYPMLEQASANLVAVSKVLYELMNTSSPEKRIPLFRQIEKLEHTGDEITHQIFNETSKTFITPFDREDLQRLASGLDDVLDYIHGSAKRIELYKVETMHPSMVKLAELIMSCSNELYNAISGLRSMKNQMKVREALVRVNSIENHADDIFDNAVARLFEDEKDAIQIIKIKEVLSALETATDKCEDVANVIETIIVKQA